Proteins co-encoded in one Lacerta agilis isolate rLacAgi1 chromosome 6, rLacAgi1.pri, whole genome shotgun sequence genomic window:
- the PRDX1 gene encoding peroxiredoxin-1: MSAGDAHIGKPAPDFLATAVMPDGQFKEITLSQYKGKYVVFFFYPLDFTFVCPTEIIAFSDRSEEFRKINCEVIGASVDSHFCHLAWINTPKKQGGLGSMRIPLVSDTNRAISKKYGVLKEDEGISYRGLFIIDDKGILRQITINDLPVGRSVDETLRLVQAFQFTDKHGEVCPAGWHPGKDTIKPDVQKSREYFSKQN, encoded by the exons ATGTCAGCAGGAGATGCTCACATTGGGAAGCCAGCCCCAGACTTTCTGGCCACGGCTGTAATGCCAGATGGGCAATTCAAAGAAATCACACTCTCTCAGTACAAAG GGAAATATGTTGTGTTCTTCTTCTATCCACTTGACTTTACCTTTGTCTGCCCAACTGAGATCATTGCATTCAGTGACAGGTCTGAGGAGTTTAGAAAAATCAACTGCGAAGTGATTGGTGCTTCTGTCGACTCTCACTTTTGCCATCTTGCCTG GATCAACACACCCAAAAAACAGGGTGGACTAGGCAGCATGCGCATTCCCTTGGTATCTGACACAAACCGTGCAATTTCTAAAAAGTATGGAGTACTAAAAGAAGATGAAGGCATTTCCTACAG GGGCCTCTTTATCATTGATGATAAGGGAATCTTGCGCCAGATCACAATCAATGATCTCCCTGTTGGTCGCTCAGTTGATGAAACACTCCGGCTAGTTCAGGCTTTTCAGTTTACAGACAAACATGGAGAAg TGTGTCCTGCTGGCTGGCATCCTGGGAAAGACACTATCAAGCCTGATGTTCAGAAGAGTAGAGAGTACTTCTCCAAGCAGAACTAA